One Eurosta solidaginis isolate ZX-2024a chromosome 5, ASM4086904v1, whole genome shotgun sequence DNA segment encodes these proteins:
- the RpS3A gene encoding small ribosomal subunit protein eS1, whose product MAVGKNKGLSKGGKKGGKKKVIDPFSRKDWYDVKAPNMFVTRQIGKTLVNRTQGQKIASDYLKGRVFEVSLADLQNDNDSDRSFRKFRLIAEDVQDRNVLCNFHGMDLTTDKYRSMVKKWQTLIESVVEAKTTDGYMLRVFCIGFTAKDQQSQRKTCYAQQSQVRNIRSKMTEIITNDVTSTDLKQLVNKLALDSIAKDIEKKCQRIYPLHDVYIRKVKVLKKPRFDLSKLLELHGDGGGKGTEAVVSAEGAVVERPEGYEPPVQESV is encoded by the exons ATGGCGGTCGGTAAAAATAAAGGCCTCTCAAAAGGAGGTAAAAAAGGTGGCAAAAAGAAGGTAATAGATCCCTTCTCTCGTAAGGATTGGTACGATGTGAAAGCTCCAAACATGTTCGTGACCCGCCAGATAGGTAAAACCTTGGTTAACCGCACCCAGGGCCAGAAAATTGCATCGGATTACTTGAAAGGGCGAGTGTTTGAAGTATCGCTGGCCGATTTACAAAATGACAACGATTCCGATCGTTCCTTTCGTAAATTTCGTTTGATTGCTGAAGATGTGCAGGATCGTAATGTGCTTTGCAATTTCCATGGTATGGACTTAACTACAGATAAATACAG GTCCATGGTCAAGAAATGGCAAACCCTTATTGAATCTGTCGTTGAAGCCAAAACCACCGATGGTTATATGTTACGTGTCTTCTGCATTGGTTTCACCGCAAAAGATCAACAATCACAGCGTAAAACTTGCTACGCTCAGCAATCTCAAGTACGCAACATTCGCTCCAAGATGACTGAAATCATTACTAATGATGtaaccagcacagatttgaagcAATTGGTCAACAAACTTGCTCTTGACTCAATTGCCAAGGATATTGAAAAGAAATGCCAACGCATATATCCATTGCATGACGTCTACATTCGTAAAGTAAAGGTGTTGAAGAAGCCACGTTTCGATTTGTCTAAATTATTGGAATTGCATGGTGATGGTGGCGGCAAAGGGACTGAAGCTGTTGTTTCAGCTGAAGGCGCTGTTGTGGAACGGCCCGAAGGTTATGAACCACCAGTTCAGGAATCCGTTTAA